In Crateriforma spongiae, the following proteins share a genomic window:
- a CDS encoding hybrid sensor histidine kinase/response regulator has product MNDGDLVAEFVEEAREHLGCVEMQLLQIEALGADINDDLVNTVFRSIHSVKGAAGFLGLNQINQVAHRLENVLGRVRDHQLVPDPFNVDVMLKAADRLSTMIEDIDQSNATDNAELCEKLDQLLADAPTETPVEAEQQSAPDEVVVQDDDAETEAEIQADVEAKPASGRRKSTRRKTSTRKKASPRKKAAGAAKADQAANESVDADASKADTDEKDRDAAKGAETMLETASTGVAAAASAGSKRGAKAARGADGKPSGSSSPEASIRVGVRVLDRLMNLAGELVLSRNQLLRVLAQQGTDTVALDSIASGLDQVTTELQETIMQTRMQPIGNVFNKFPRVVRDLASSLNKSIDLQMEGTEVETDKTIVEAIADPLTHLVRNSCDHGIETPEVREAAGKPSTGTVLLRAYHQAGKVMIEIRDDGAGMDPDVLRNKAVEKGVISADAASRMSDRDAVNLIFAPGFSTAGQVTDVSGRGVGMDVVRTNIENIGGNVEVESELGRGSVIRITLPLTLAIVPSMIVSLGERRYALPQTNIVELVQTDGKEKRIDHVGNAEVLHLRGALIPLVRLADILSLPPAENSEEPKSTVQQDDQIVVVESGRVRFALAVDRVLDSEEIVVKPLGRHLANLPLLAGSTILGDGRVAMILDAAGIAGSVQLSLDAESQDDRGDSQTDGESLIDKHRMVLLSVSQDDHFALPMDIVSRIERVAVTDIDNLGSQMVLKYRGGTLPLVTIDSVVSVTEVDQTDTVHVIVFKVYGHEAGLVAPHLNDICECSISLDSDRGREPGVAGITVIEEQSTRLLDLYGLTELARPEWFEGNNELDADRPAELLVCEDSAFFRNFLIRFLEDEGHNVTSCEDGEEGWITLNENPQKYDLLVTDVEMPELDGIELTRRIRGSENLSHLPVIALTSLADEASTKRGFEAGVSDYQVKMNKPELKSSIQTQLSKVFAK; this is encoded by the coding sequence ATGAACGACGGTGATTTGGTTGCAGAGTTTGTCGAAGAGGCTCGAGAGCATCTCGGGTGCGTTGAGATGCAACTGCTGCAGATCGAGGCATTGGGCGCCGACATCAACGACGACTTGGTCAATACGGTGTTCCGTTCCATCCACAGTGTGAAGGGGGCCGCCGGTTTCCTTGGTCTGAACCAGATCAATCAAGTCGCCCACCGGTTGGAGAACGTGCTGGGCCGCGTTCGTGACCATCAACTGGTTCCCGACCCCTTCAATGTCGACGTGATGCTGAAAGCGGCCGATCGTCTTTCGACCATGATCGAAGACATCGACCAAAGCAACGCAACCGACAACGCGGAACTGTGTGAAAAACTGGACCAGTTGCTGGCCGACGCCCCAACCGAAACCCCCGTCGAAGCCGAGCAGCAGTCGGCACCCGACGAAGTCGTGGTTCAAGACGACGACGCCGAAACCGAAGCCGAAATTCAAGCGGACGTCGAAGCCAAGCCGGCATCAGGACGCCGAAAATCCACGCGACGCAAAACAAGCACACGAAAGAAGGCGTCGCCACGGAAGAAGGCCGCTGGCGCCGCCAAGGCGGACCAGGCAGCGAACGAATCGGTTGACGCCGATGCGTCCAAGGCCGATACCGACGAAAAGGATCGTGATGCGGCCAAAGGTGCCGAAACCATGCTGGAAACGGCATCGACCGGTGTCGCCGCCGCCGCCAGTGCGGGATCCAAACGCGGAGCAAAGGCCGCCCGCGGTGCCGACGGAAAGCCGTCCGGTTCCAGCAGCCCGGAAGCAAGCATTCGCGTGGGTGTTCGCGTCCTGGACCGGCTGATGAACCTTGCCGGTGAATTGGTCCTCAGCCGCAATCAACTGTTGCGTGTGTTGGCACAACAGGGGACCGATACGGTTGCCTTGGATTCGATTGCCAGTGGTCTGGATCAGGTGACCACTGAACTGCAAGAAACCATCATGCAGACGCGGATGCAACCGATCGGCAACGTGTTCAATAAATTCCCGCGCGTCGTTCGTGACTTGGCATCGTCGCTGAACAAGTCGATCGACCTGCAGATGGAAGGAACCGAGGTCGAAACCGACAAGACGATTGTCGAAGCCATTGCTGATCCGTTGACTCACCTGGTGCGCAATTCCTGTGACCATGGCATCGAAACGCCTGAGGTCCGTGAAGCGGCGGGCAAACCGTCCACCGGAACCGTGTTGTTGCGGGCCTATCACCAAGCCGGCAAGGTGATGATCGAAATTCGCGATGACGGTGCGGGGATGGACCCGGACGTCTTGCGAAACAAGGCCGTCGAAAAGGGTGTGATCTCGGCGGATGCGGCATCGCGAATGAGCGATCGCGATGCGGTGAATCTGATCTTTGCACCTGGCTTTTCCACCGCTGGCCAGGTGACCGACGTCAGCGGTCGCGGCGTCGGTATGGATGTGGTGCGAACGAATATTGAAAACATCGGCGGCAATGTCGAAGTCGAATCCGAACTCGGTCGTGGCAGCGTGATCCGTATCACCTTGCCTCTGACACTGGCCATCGTGCCATCGATGATCGTTTCATTGGGCGAACGTCGTTATGCCCTGCCCCAAACGAACATCGTCGAATTGGTTCAAACCGATGGGAAAGAAAAACGCATCGATCACGTCGGAAACGCGGAGGTCTTGCACCTTCGTGGCGCCCTGATCCCGTTGGTTCGTCTGGCCGACATCTTGTCATTGCCACCCGCGGAGAACTCCGAAGAACCGAAGTCAACGGTCCAGCAAGATGATCAGATTGTGGTCGTCGAATCGGGACGTGTTCGTTTTGCTTTGGCGGTTGATCGGGTGTTGGACAGCGAAGAAATCGTCGTCAAACCTCTGGGACGCCACCTTGCGAATCTGCCGCTGCTGGCCGGTTCCACGATCTTGGGCGATGGTCGTGTTGCCATGATCCTGGACGCGGCCGGGATCGCTGGATCGGTCCAATTGTCGCTGGATGCGGAAAGTCAAGATGACCGGGGTGATTCGCAAACCGACGGTGAATCCCTGATCGACAAGCACCGAATGGTTCTGTTGTCGGTCAGCCAGGACGATCACTTCGCATTGCCGATGGACATCGTCAGCCGCATCGAACGGGTGGCGGTGACCGATATCGACAATCTGGGCAGCCAAATGGTGCTGAAGTACCGCGGCGGAACGTTGCCATTGGTAACGATCGACAGTGTCGTTTCGGTGACCGAGGTCGATCAGACCGACACGGTGCATGTCATTGTCTTCAAGGTGTACGGCCACGAAGCGGGATTGGTCGCGCCCCACCTGAACGACATCTGCGAATGCTCGATCAGCCTGGACAGTGACCGGGGGCGTGAACCGGGGGTGGCCGGGATCACCGTGATTGAAGAACAGTCGACCCGCCTGTTGGATCTGTACGGTCTAACCGAACTGGCACGCCCCGAATGGTTCGAAGGAAACAACGAACTGGATGCCGATCGTCCGGCCGAGTTGTTGGTCTGTGAAGACAGCGCGTTCTTCCGAAATTTCTTGATTCGATTCTTGGAAGACGAAGGCCACAACGTGACCTCTTGCGAGGACGGCGAAGAAGGTTGGATCACCCTGAACGAAAACCCGCAGAAGTATGACCTGTTGGTCACCGATGTGGAAATGCCCGAACTGGATGGCATTGAACTGACACGTCGAATTCGCGGGTCCGAAAACCTGAGCCACCTGCCCGTCATCGCGTTGACCAGCTTGGCGGATGAAGCATCCACCAAGCGTGGCTTTGAAGCAGGAGTCAGCGACTACCAGGTCAAGATGAACAAGCCCGAATTGAAAAGCAGCATTCAAACCCAACTGTCAAAGGTGTTCGCAAAATGA
- a CDS encoding ferrochelatase: MRDNLPPYDSFLLVSFGGPEGPDDVMPYLENVLRGKRVPRERMLEVAQHYQSFGGVSPINEQNRELMAAILSEFRQHDVDLPVYWGNRNWKPYFAETLQQMKDDGCRRAIAFFTSMFSCYSGCRQYRENIAEAQAQVGPDAPIVEKVRMGFNHPHFIDTLADSVRQAAKSLASDHVADTLMFTAHSIPNSMADNCDYVLQLNETCRLVAEAAGFETWELVFQSRSGPPQQPWLEPDVCDRIEQKHRESPIGGLVLMPVGFVSDHMEVLYDLDDEAATLCKKLGIPLARAATPGTAPKFVQMIRELVQERIANSDQRAAVGKLGPWHDVCPQDCCLYTPARRPASAGR; encoded by the coding sequence ATGCGCGACAATCTTCCGCCCTACGACTCGTTCCTGTTGGTTTCTTTCGGCGGCCCAGAAGGGCCCGATGATGTGATGCCGTATCTGGAAAATGTGCTGCGTGGAAAACGCGTGCCCAGAGAACGGATGCTGGAGGTCGCCCAGCACTATCAAAGTTTCGGCGGCGTCAGCCCGATCAACGAACAGAATCGCGAGCTGATGGCGGCAATCCTGTCGGAATTTCGTCAGCACGACGTTGATCTGCCGGTGTACTGGGGCAACCGCAACTGGAAGCCTTACTTTGCTGAAACGCTGCAGCAAATGAAGGACGACGGGTGCCGCCGCGCGATCGCCTTCTTCACCAGCATGTTCAGCTGCTACAGCGGATGTCGACAGTACCGCGAAAACATCGCCGAAGCGCAGGCTCAGGTCGGCCCTGACGCACCGATCGTGGAAAAAGTTCGCATGGGGTTCAACCATCCGCACTTCATCGACACCTTGGCCGATTCGGTCCGGCAGGCGGCAAAATCACTTGCGTCCGATCATGTTGCCGACACGTTGATGTTCACCGCACACAGCATCCCCAATTCCATGGCGGATAACTGTGACTATGTCTTGCAACTAAACGAGACGTGTCGGTTGGTGGCCGAAGCGGCCGGGTTTGAAACTTGGGAATTGGTGTTCCAAAGCCGCAGCGGACCGCCCCAGCAACCGTGGCTGGAACCCGATGTGTGCGATCGTATCGAACAGAAACACCGCGAATCACCGATCGGCGGATTGGTGCTGATGCCTGTCGGGTTCGTCAGCGATCACATGGAAGTGCTGTACGACCTGGATGATGAAGCGGCCACCCTGTGCAAAAAGCTGGGCATCCCACTGGCGCGTGCGGCCACCCCTGGAACCGCGCCGAAGTTCGTGCAGATGATTCGCGAATTGGTACAGGAACGAATCGCAAATTCCGACCAGCGGGCGGCGGTAGGCAAGTTGGGTCCATGGCACGATGTGTGTCCCCAAGATTGCTGCCTTTACACGCCGGCACGCCGCCCCGCTTCCGCGGGACGATAG
- a CDS encoding chemotaxis protein CheW: protein MTDQITTDAADSESKIQLVTFRVNDILLGISIDCVQEINRLLDVTAVPGASRLIHGVVNLRGEVVTVIDAHQLFGVRSQTNPENQRNLVLRVDGEQIGILVDEIADILTIRQCDLSPRPSNLRSVDRRFIDSVFLTSGSIVVVLDASSLVNAIDQSDKAEPVLA, encoded by the coding sequence ATGACTGATCAAATAACAACCGATGCAGCGGACAGCGAGTCCAAGATTCAATTGGTCACGTTTCGCGTGAATGACATCCTGCTGGGGATCTCAATCGATTGTGTTCAAGAGATCAATCGTTTGCTGGATGTCACGGCCGTTCCCGGTGCCAGCCGTCTGATTCATGGCGTGGTCAATCTGCGTGGCGAAGTCGTCACCGTGATTGATGCCCATCAGTTGTTCGGCGTTCGGTCACAGACCAACCCCGAAAACCAACGCAACTTGGTTCTGCGGGTCGATGGCGAACAGATCGGCATCCTGGTCGACGAAATCGCCGACATCTTGACGATCCGGCAATGCGACTTGTCGCCGCGTCCGTCCAACCTTCGCTCGGTCGACCGACGTTTCATTGATTCGGTCTTTCTGACCAGCGGCAGCATCGTCGTCGTTCTGGACGCGAGCAGTCTGGTCAATGCCATCGACCAATCGGACAAGGCGGAGCCCGTTTTGGCCTAA
- a CDS encoding protein-glutamate methylesterase/protein-glutamine glutaminase yields the protein MPISALVVDDSLLFRKVVRDCLAQIGDVEVIGVAGDGKAAVEKIRRFRPDVVTLDVEMPGMDGLAVLRQIKRDRLPTKIIMLSALTERGADATTEALSLGAFDFILKPSHGSPEKNLAELKDQLSQRISAVRRRPTSASKTAKPSIARSPRSTMATKRAVAAPSRRAAGLIEAVLIGISTGGPKALRALLTQLPADYSVPIIIVQHMPPMFTASMARDIDRHAKLDVVEAADEMPLIGGTAYIAPGGKHLEVHRVAGSLRACVTDAPPERNCKPSVNVMFRTASDATGGRVLGAIMTGMGDDGLAGCQHLRNAGGTVWAQDEASCTVFGMPRQIIEAGLADRILPLNQFADALIQTGQKRLAVCH from the coding sequence ATGCCCATTTCTGCACTTGTTGTTGACGATTCGCTTCTGTTTCGCAAAGTCGTTCGTGACTGCTTGGCCCAAATCGGTGATGTCGAAGTCATCGGCGTTGCGGGGGACGGCAAGGCGGCGGTCGAAAAGATTCGGCGATTCCGACCGGACGTTGTCACATTGGATGTCGAAATGCCCGGCATGGACGGCTTGGCGGTACTGCGACAGATCAAACGCGATCGTCTGCCGACCAAGATCATCATGCTGAGCGCTCTGACCGAACGGGGCGCCGATGCCACTACCGAAGCGTTGTCGTTGGGGGCATTTGATTTCATCTTGAAGCCCAGTCACGGCAGCCCGGAAAAAAATCTGGCTGAACTGAAAGATCAGCTATCCCAGCGGATTTCCGCAGTTCGCCGTCGTCCGACATCGGCATCGAAAACGGCCAAGCCTTCCATCGCGCGTTCACCGCGATCGACCATGGCCACCAAACGTGCCGTTGCCGCGCCGTCGCGTCGTGCCGCCGGATTGATCGAAGCGGTTCTGATTGGCATTTCGACCGGTGGTCCCAAGGCCTTGCGAGCTTTGTTGACGCAATTGCCCGCCGACTATTCGGTGCCGATCATCATTGTCCAGCACATGCCGCCGATGTTCACCGCGTCGATGGCCCGTGACATTGATCGACACGCCAAGTTGGACGTGGTTGAAGCCGCCGACGAAATGCCATTGATCGGTGGGACCGCCTACATCGCGCCCGGTGGTAAACATCTGGAAGTACATCGTGTGGCTGGTTCGTTGCGGGCATGCGTCACCGACGCGCCACCGGAACGCAATTGCAAACCCAGCGTCAACGTGATGTTTCGCACCGCCAGTGATGCCACCGGTGGAAGAGTTTTGGGGGCCATCATGACAGGCATGGGTGATGACGGTTTGGCGGGATGCCAACACCTGCGAAATGCAGGTGGAACCGTTTGGGCCCAAGACGAAGCGTCGTGCACCGTTTTCGGAATGCCGCGACAGATCATCGAAGCGGGATTGGCGGACCGCATCTTGCCGCTGAACCAGTTCGCGGATGCTTTGATTCAGACGGGACAAAAACGGTTGGCGGTTTGTCACTGA
- a CDS encoding chemotaxis protein CheX, with protein MSVAIDVQRSAAISEAADESLRDVIETMTGGTVRQVSSDVPHVEEAATTVDRSPLTITVSLSGELNGCIGLCLSRNAALQWTEAISGESTEEIDQLVIDACGELGNMVVGGVKRRLDDVELKMGLPTAFRAGRDGVVFCSSMQPIFLAYEYGDTTLDVFVALAATPS; from the coding sequence ATGTCTGTTGCGATTGATGTACAGCGATCGGCTGCGATTTCCGAGGCCGCCGATGAATCCTTGCGTGATGTCATCGAAACCATGACCGGCGGAACGGTTCGCCAAGTTTCCAGCGATGTTCCGCACGTCGAAGAGGCCGCGACGACCGTCGACCGGTCTCCATTGACGATCACCGTTAGTTTGAGCGGTGAGTTGAACGGGTGCATCGGACTGTGCCTCAGTCGTAACGCGGCGCTTCAGTGGACCGAAGCGATCAGCGGCGAATCGACCGAGGAAATTGACCAATTGGTCATCGACGCCTGTGGCGAACTCGGCAACATGGTCGTCGGCGGAGTGAAACGCCGGCTGGACGATGTTGAACTGAAGATGGGGCTTCCCACGGCGTTTCGCGCCGGACGCGATGGTGTGGTTTTCTGCAGCAGCATGCAGCCGATCTTCTTGGCCTATGAATACGGCGACACCACGCTTGACGTGTTCGTCGCATTGGCGGCGACACCGTCCTGA
- a CDS encoding response regulator: MKVLVVDDSGVMRKIIARGLHSLWIDEVVEAADGVEGLAMFGDGSDIDLVLTDWNMPNMNGLELVQKIRAAGHKHPIVMVTTETEKSQVVKAIQAGVNDYLVKPFDQEMLQLKLQRVLPNPQTA; encoded by the coding sequence ATGAAAGTTTTGGTAGTGGATGATTCGGGGGTCATGCGCAAGATCATTGCACGTGGACTCCACTCACTCTGGATTGACGAAGTGGTCGAGGCGGCCGACGGCGTCGAAGGCTTGGCCATGTTCGGTGATGGATCGGATATCGACTTGGTACTGACCGACTGGAACATGCCCAACATGAATGGGTTGGAACTGGTCCAGAAAATTCGTGCCGCCGGACACAAGCACCCGATCGTCATGGTGACCACCGAGACGGAAAAGTCACAGGTGGTCAAGGCGATCCAAGCAGGCGTCAACGATTATTTGGTCAAGCCATTTGATCAGGAAATGTTGCAACTGAAATTGCAACGCGTTCTGCCGAATCCGCAAACCGCCTAG
- a CDS encoding methyl-accepting chemotaxis protein: protein MKVFRSFALRGRLMSAFLICGLAPMLAVSVWNAMSSRSGNARLAEQANDDLRDKLEAQLSAIRDLKKQEIEDYFGTIENQVVTMSQSPAIVDAMVEFTDAFHRNAVERDLSDDDLVAMQRDLAQYYQVDFSQKYQLENEQRDADAMARLNRLPGYALAMQHAYIGANPHPLGEKSNLDNAETGTEYDRLHEKYHPSIRDFLERFGYYDIFLVDAKTGNIVYSVFKELDYGTSLSDGAFADTNFGRVFQQTVKLNDTRQSLLVDFECYWPSYEAPASFIASPIRNNDETIGVLIFQMPVDRINQLMARDSGLGQTCETLMVASDGRQRCDSRISPQQHNLVNAFRGKQQPIHTSLVKQALTGQSGVCDTTNYLGTDVVSAYAPLKLGGLDWAIITDVGRDEAYASINNTLAMTSDIQSAGVWNSVLAFVLASIAIGGFSVWFTRTLTDPMHATVESLQQIAEGDGDLTRRLDETRFGEFGEIARSFNRFADRLHGMITSLAQNASTLNHTSEHLSQSARDLSAGAQQSKTQSSAMGSAAEELSINMQGMADSTGEISSGIEGVSRAVEEMRQTIREIASNAEQSADVAGQAADAAQQSNEKVGGMGIAAQEIGKVIDVIQDIAEQTNLLALNATIEAARAGEAGQGFAVVAHEVKQLAMQTATATDDIRHRIETMQRSTDDAVQSIQAISEVIDRVNQLSRLIASAVEEQSITTEQIAEHIGGTAELAGTVARGVAESANASREITENISHVEGVLNDTVTNASANADSGEQLLQLADDMQRLVSQFKLSESSQPKKFAANA, encoded by the coding sequence ATGAAAGTCTTTCGATCGTTCGCCCTTCGGGGGCGTCTAATGTCCGCATTCCTCATTTGCGGACTGGCACCAATGTTGGCCGTTTCTGTTTGGAACGCGATGTCATCGCGCAGCGGGAACGCTCGCCTTGCTGAGCAGGCGAATGATGACCTGCGTGACAAGTTGGAAGCCCAACTGTCAGCGATTCGCGATCTGAAGAAACAAGAGATCGAGGACTACTTTGGCACCATCGAAAACCAAGTGGTGACGATGAGTCAAAGTCCCGCGATCGTCGATGCGATGGTTGAATTCACCGATGCTTTTCATCGCAACGCGGTGGAGCGCGACTTGTCCGACGATGACTTGGTCGCGATGCAACGCGATCTGGCCCAGTACTATCAGGTCGACTTTTCGCAGAAGTACCAGCTGGAAAACGAGCAACGCGATGCCGATGCAATGGCACGCTTGAATCGTTTGCCGGGCTACGCCCTGGCCATGCAGCACGCTTACATCGGCGCGAACCCACATCCGCTTGGCGAAAAGTCGAACCTGGACAATGCGGAAACGGGTACCGAGTACGATCGTCTGCACGAAAAGTATCACCCCAGCATTCGTGATTTCCTGGAACGATTTGGCTACTACGACATCTTTCTGGTCGATGCCAAGACGGGCAATATCGTCTATAGCGTGTTCAAGGAACTGGACTATGGCACCAGCCTTAGCGATGGGGCGTTCGCCGATACCAATTTTGGACGCGTGTTCCAGCAAACGGTGAAGTTGAATGACACCCGCCAAAGTCTGCTGGTCGATTTCGAGTGCTATTGGCCCAGCTATGAGGCGCCTGCCAGTTTCATCGCCAGCCCCATTCGAAACAACGACGAAACGATCGGCGTTTTGATCTTCCAAATGCCGGTCGACCGTATCAACCAGTTGATGGCTCGTGATTCGGGACTCGGGCAAACGTGCGAAACGTTGATGGTTGCATCGGACGGTCGCCAACGTTGTGATTCGCGGATTTCACCACAGCAACACAACCTGGTGAATGCATTTCGCGGCAAACAACAGCCGATCCATACGTCCTTGGTCAAACAAGCGTTGACCGGCCAAAGTGGCGTTTGCGACACCACGAACTATCTGGGGACGGACGTTGTCAGTGCGTATGCCCCATTGAAGCTGGGCGGATTGGACTGGGCGATCATCACCGATGTCGGTCGTGATGAAGCCTATGCATCAATCAACAACACGTTGGCCATGACCAGCGACATCCAAAGTGCAGGTGTTTGGAATTCGGTTCTGGCGTTCGTGTTGGCTTCGATCGCAATCGGTGGCTTTTCGGTTTGGTTCACGCGAACCTTGACCGACCCGATGCACGCGACGGTCGAAAGCCTGCAGCAAATCGCCGAAGGCGATGGGGACCTGACCCGCCGATTGGACGAAACTCGCTTTGGCGAATTCGGTGAAATTGCACGCAGCTTCAATCGCTTCGCCGATCGTTTGCACGGCATGATCACATCGCTGGCACAAAACGCCAGCACGCTGAACCATACCAGCGAACACCTGAGCCAATCGGCACGTGACCTGAGTGCCGGCGCACAGCAGAGCAAGACGCAATCGTCGGCCATGGGAAGCGCCGCGGAAGAACTGTCGATCAACATGCAAGGCATGGCCGATAGCACCGGCGAAATTTCCAGCGGGATTGAAGGTGTTTCCCGAGCGGTTGAAGAAATGCGTCAGACCATTCGCGAAATCGCCAGCAATGCGGAACAGTCCGCGGATGTGGCCGGTCAAGCCGCTGATGCCGCGCAGCAGTCCAACGAGAAAGTGGGTGGCATGGGAATCGCCGCCCAAGAGATCGGCAAGGTCATCGACGTCATCCAAGACATCGCCGAACAGACCAACCTGTTGGCACTGAACGCGACGATCGAAGCCGCCCGTGCCGGTGAAGCCGGACAAGGGTTCGCGGTCGTTGCCCACGAAGTCAAACAGTTGGCGATGCAAACCGCCACGGCGACCGATGACATCCGTCACCGGATCGAAACGATGCAACGCAGCACCGATGACGCGGTGCAGTCCATCCAGGCGATCAGCGAAGTGATCGACCGAGTCAACCAACTCAGTCGTTTGATCGCGTCCGCCGTGGAAGAGCAAAGCATCACCACCGAACAGATTGCCGAACACATCGGCGGAACGGCCGAATTGGCCGGCACCGTGGCACGTGGTGTCGCCGAATCGGCAAACGCCAGTCGCGAAATCACCGAAAACATCAGCCACGTCGAAGGCGTGCTGAACGATACGGTGACCAACGCGTCCGCCAATGCGGACAGCGGCGAACAGTTGTTGCAACTGGCCGACGACATGCAACGTTTGGTGTCGCAATTCAAGTTGTCCGAGTCTTCGCAGCCAAAAAAGTTTGCGGCCAACGCCTAG
- a CDS encoding CheR family methyltransferase, with protein sequence MQATVERHHLDRVRGLAKQLCGIHLDGSKDYLIRRRLNELMVDEKIDNLQDLLALAEAPYNRKIRERMVDALTTHETLFFRDKSPFDALTQHIIPKLYREAVGRPKLRIWSAACSTGQEPYSLAIACLESLPERSRWDIRIDASDVSVGTVEAAKRGRFQNFELSRGLSPQQQSRYFRREGSDYRIVDEVRGMVNFQVNNLLTSTPPGHDYDVILCRNVAIYFTPADRRRIYQKMASALRPQGYLFLGCSEVPTNVSDLFKTVPLGRATSYQRIG encoded by the coding sequence ATGCAAGCAACTGTTGAACGGCATCACTTGGATCGCGTTCGCGGACTGGCGAAACAATTGTGTGGAATCCATTTGGATGGATCCAAGGACTATCTCATTCGACGTCGTCTGAATGAGTTGATGGTGGATGAAAAGATCGACAACCTGCAAGACTTGTTGGCGTTGGCCGAAGCCCCATACAACCGCAAGATCCGCGAACGGATGGTCGATGCGCTGACCACACACGAAACCTTGTTCTTTCGTGACAAGTCACCGTTCGACGCGTTGACGCAGCACATCATTCCGAAGCTGTACCGCGAAGCCGTCGGTCGACCAAAATTGCGGATCTGGTCCGCGGCCTGCAGCACCGGTCAAGAACCCTACAGTCTGGCGATCGCGTGCCTGGAATCGTTGCCCGAGCGTTCCCGTTGGGATATCCGCATCGACGCCTCAGACGTCTCGGTTGGTACGGTCGAAGCCGCCAAGCGTGGAAGGTTCCAGAATTTCGAGCTTTCACGTGGATTAAGCCCACAGCAGCAAAGCCGGTATTTTCGTCGCGAAGGCAGCGACTATCGAATCGTCGATGAAGTTCGCGGAATGGTGAATTTCCAAGTCAACAATCTGTTGACATCCACGCCGCCCGGTCATGACTATGACGTGATACTGTGTCGCAACGTCGCGATCTACTTCACGCCGGCCGACCGACGTCGGATCTACCAAAAAATGGCCTCGGCGCTTCGACCCCAGGGGTATTTGTTTTTGGGGTGCAGCGAAGTGCCGACCAACGTCAGCGACCTTTTCAAGACGGTCCCGCTTGGACGCGCCACCAGTTATCAGCGGATCGG